The Engraulis encrasicolus isolate BLACKSEA-1 chromosome 4, IST_EnEncr_1.0, whole genome shotgun sequence genome includes a window with the following:
- the LOC134447090 gene encoding lysosomal protective protein-like produces the protein MADMDNNKDHRACQAASKVFTMLLWSGALFVSLCLAGAAAQGGADADLVTSLPGLTETPNFKHYSGYVQAGQGKYFHYWFVESQNNPSSDPLILWLNGGPGCSSMEGLLTENGPFHLNDDDTVYMNPYSWNLVANVLYLESPAGVGFSYSTSGDYATSDPVVAEDNYEALQNFFAKFPSFQSNDFYIFAESYGGIYGPTLAQKVVSNPGNITFKGMGIGNGMSSYALNDNSLLYFGYYHGLLSESLWNQLNQQCCSGGSCNFHSSSSSSSDCRNLVYQALFLIQDIGLNIYNLYGECYGGAPTSGYAERYAADVANLFRDSGFNFKPLVEQAAIPGVPMCINATALYDYLNSPSVRTALHIPSSVQPWALCSRTVNSQYQRFYRDMTWFYQLLLKQDLQLLVYNGDVDMACNFLGGKWFVESLKQQEVSPYQPWDYQDQIAGYVQQYEKITFMTVKGSGHMVPQYKPGPALQMLKNYLANSY, from the exons ATGGCAGACATGGACAACAATAAAGACCACAGAGCGTGCCAAGCAGCCTCCAAAGTGTTCACCATGCTCCTGTGGTCCGgtgctctttttgtctctctctgcctcgccgGGGCGGCAGCCCAAGGAGGGGCCGACGCCGATTTAGTGACCAGCCTGCCAGGTCTCACAGAGACCCCCAACTTCAAGCATTACTCAGGCTACGTACAGGCTGGCCAGGGAAAGTACTTCCATTACTG GTTTGTGGAGTCTCAGAATAATCCCTCCAGCGATCCGCTGATCCTCTGGCTCAATGGAGGCCCGGGCTGCAGTTCTATGGAGGGCCTGCTCACTGAGAACGGACCCTTTCAT CTGAATGATGATGACACAGTCTACATGAACCCGTACAGCTGGAACCTGGTGGCCAACGTGCTGTACCTGGAGTCTCCAGCAGGGGTCGGGTTCTCATACTCCACCTCAGGGGACTACGCCACCAGCGACCCTGTG GTGGCTGAGGACAACTATGAAGCCTTGCAAAACTTCTTTGCCAAATTCCCCTCCTTCCAATCCAACGACTTCTACATATTTGCTGAGAGCTATGGGGGTATCTATGGACCCACCCTCGCCCAGAAAGTTGTCAGCAACCCTGGAAACATCACCTTCAAG GGAATGGGGATTGGCAATGGAATGTCCAGCTATGCTTTGAATGATAATTCGCTGCTTTATTTTGGATACTATCATGGACTTTTGAGTGAGAG CTTGTGGAACCAGCTCAACCAGCAGTGCTGCTCTGGAGGCTCCTGCAActtccacagcagcagcagcagcagcagcgactgCAGGAACTTG GTGTACCAGGCCCTGTTCCTGATCCAGGACATTGGCCTGAACATCTATAATCTGTATGGAGAGTGCTATGGCGGGGCGCCCACTAGCGGCTATGCAGAGCGCTACGCTGCAGACGTGGCCAACCTGTTCAGGGACTCTGGCTTCAACTTCAAACCCCTGGTG GAGCAGGCCGCTATTCCTGGCGTGCCCATGTGTATTAACGCCACGGCCCTGTACGACTACCTCAACAGCCCCAGTGTGCGCACCGCCCTCCACATCCCCTCCTCTGTGCAGCCCTGGGCTCTCTGCAG CCGCACGGTTAACTCCCAGTACCAGAGGTTCTACAGGGATATGACCTGGTTCTACCAGCTTCTGCTGAAGCAGGACCTCCAGCTACTTGTGTACAACGGGGATGTTGACATGGCCTGCAACTTCCTCGGGGGAAAGTGGTTCGTGGAGTCTCTAAAGCAGCAG GAGGTGAGCCCATACCAGCCGTGGGACTACCAGGACCAGATCGCTGGCTACGTGCAGCAGTATGAGAAGATCACTTTCATGACAGTGAAG GGATCCGGACACATGGTACCACAGTACAAGCCTGGCCCCGCACTTCAGATGTTGAAGAACTACTTGGCTAACTCCTACTGA